The Synechococcus sp. PCC 7335 nucleotide sequence ACAACAGAGAGATTATTCAAGAGCAGGACAAAGAAGCGTTCGCTAAGCAGGGTGTCGCCTATCTACCACCGTATACAGCAAAGGAAGTAGCAATCACCGACTTTGATGGTGACCTGAACGGTTTTTTTGTCGGCTACACGGCGACGGTAGAGAACCTGCCAGAAAAGCTGCGAGACGAGCTAGCGGATGTAGAAGACCTAGAACCAGATCAGCAGTACGGGTATGCTCGTGATTTGTTCGAGGAGATGATCGAACGCTACGAGCAGGAGAAAGCTGAAGTGATAGCACCTGCTGACTATCCGATGGCAGTAAAAGAGTTTATCGAGAAGAACGCACCAGACGTTAAGCCGCCGCAGGTTGTCAAGCAGAAGAAAGAGAAACACAGTTGGCGAGAAGGTGAGACGTATTCAGCGGCAACCTGGCGGGCATGGAGTATTACCGCAGACAACCCGACTGGAATGGTAGCGAACGCCTGTATGTCGTTGCAGGCACTCGCGAACGAACTAGAGTATGCGCCTGAGTCAAGAATGCAGTCGCTTCTCCATCGAACATCTGAGCACTTCTCTAAGGTACTCAAGCAAGCAGACCTACCCACAGACCATAAGGACAAGATCCACATTCCTAGTGACGAGTGGCTATCTTCTCAGGGCTTTTCTGGTTCATACAGGGAGAAGATTGCAAAGATAGCAGGTTCTAGTGGAGAGTTGAATAAGTTCCTAGAGCCACAAGCAAAGGAAAAGTTTATTGAAGAGTCTCTAGATCGTGCCTCCTTCTTTCTATCAGAAGTGGCAAACGGCCCTGGTAGCGTCAATCTACAGACAGCGGTAGATACTGCCAAAAGTGCTAAGGGCATCAATACTGAGGTTCACGACTTCATGAAAGCGCTGCGCTACAGTGAGGACCACTTTAGGAAGCATCGAAAGAGTACATGGCTCTATAAAAACGGCAAAGGCATGCCAACAAATCTCGAAGAACCCGTATCGTGGGGCGCTGAGCTAGTCAACGAACAGTACGATAGTGCGGTTCTACAAGAGAGAAGGAACGAGGCGTTTCAAGATCTCTTCCCCAAAGGAGAGACCCCCCAACAGCGCCGCCGAGCCGACGAGATTATCCAAACGTCTAACCATCTAACGGGACAGGCAAAAGAAAATAAGGATAGACACCGCGAGCGTCGAGCTGAGGATCATCGGCCTACGGTACAGGTAATCGCAGCGGGTAACCGTCAGCTCACGTTGCAGAATATAGATGATACTCAGGGCAGTTTCCCTTGGCGTAGCGAAGGCGCACAGCCGCACTGGTCGATTAGAATTACCCACAACAGTGAAGCGAAAGCGGCGGGTAAACGCTTTCCCGCCGAACTGAGAGTAGTCGATGCCAAAGGCCAGCGCCGCACTGAACCAATGGGCTATGTAGATGCCGCCTCAGCTAAACGCTTCAAGTTAGAGGAACGCTTCGAGAAATCTAGCTCATTAGTCATTCAGGCTCCGCATCTGACCACGCAGGTACCGTGGGCACAGCAGAACGATTCCAAGCTAATCTACGCGCAATTGGACCAGTACCTAGACCAAGCGTTTGCAGTACCAGAAGGGAAAGACCCGCAGGTACATGAAAAAGAGCAGGCGGTCGCACTATGGCGAAAGTCCGTAGGTGGACGCAATCTGGTGATGCAGCACTTCCCAGAGCAATTAGAGAGGCAGCTGCAATCGTTCTCTACCTTACTATCACGGGTCGAGAACTCGACTGCGCTGGTAGCGGATGGGCCGCGTACTGTACAGTTCGCTACGCACGAGTTCATCAATCAGAAGCAACAGCGCGTACAGAGAAAGTCAGTCTCCGTAGCCGAATCGACTGGCGAGTTTCAGCACCTGGGCTATATCTCGAATGCGGTAGAGCGAGTCTTGCCCGAAGGACATACCTTTATGGCAGCTTTCGATAGTGTGTACAACAAAGATGGCAGTCTTGCTACCGTTGTGCGGATGCACCTGATGGAGCTGCCGACGATAGAACAAACGCCCGCAGAGATGGCTGCGATGAGTGAAGGGCGTCGGCATCTAACGCTTGATGGTGAACCTTACGCTGAGTACGGCATTCGTGCAGGCGATATCCTGATTGCCCAAGCCGAAGACAGCAGAGAACAAGTTGCGCTTCGGGTGCAGGGCCAGCACATTTTAGATGAGAAACTAGCGGCTAAGCCTGGTGCGATCCAGCGTTGGGCCGAGGCGGAAAAGTCTGTCTCTAGTCCGTTCTTCGATCAGCTGACACAAGCGCGAGTTGAAGGTAAAGAGCTATGGGGGTTAAACGTACAGCCGCTTGGTACCTATGAGCGCGGTCGGATACAACCGTTTGAAACGGCAGTAGAACAACCCGCGCAGTTGACTGTGGCCTCTCAATCTCCACCGATCCAGACGCAACCTACCAAAGCTCAAGAGATGGTCAATCAACCCTCTGGAGTGATGGCAGCGATCGCCGCTCGTGGGGTTAGCCAGCAACCTGCTAATACTCCCCAGCCGACTAGACAATCGGGCGTAGCGACAGGGGTGATGGCCGCACTCTCGCGCAACAACCCGAAGTGGCAGCAGCAGTTGCAGCAGGCAGAGCAAAGTACAACCGATAAGCCTAGCAAGCAGACCAACAAAGCGGTATCGAACCAGCCGCCGAAAGCACGACCTCGATCTATCAAGCGCGGTCAGTCAGCGAAGAAAGCTCAGAAGCAGAAGGATAGCGGTATGGGCTATTAGCTGTGTGAATCTAGGCTCATCGAAGAATTGCGCTTCTTGGATCTAAAGCTTCCTGATGTTCGAGCATACAGAAAGGGCAACGGCAATCCTTACTCGTAGGAAATTGCTGGATAACTTCTACAGAAGGCAGTTCAACAATTTTTCCTGTACCAGTATTTTCTACAAATATTTTGTAAGCAAACTGGCCGTCAACTTCGGCTTCACATACCATTCCCGGCCATTCTGCATACTCGTTATAGGTGTAGTAGGATTTCTCATTTTTATAAGAGTAAAATAAAGCCTCACCAGTTGGTCGGACTACTATACATCCTACCAGTCGCCCTTTTACTGAGGGTGTTGGTTGTGGTTGACCTGTCTCTTCGCTATCCGTTGATGGTTCAATTTGCATTGAGCCGATTCGAGACTTCCTTTTAAGAAAATTCCACTGTCTCATATTTTGCGTCTAGGCTCAGGTATCAGCCTTTTGAAAGTAGTATGGGCCCTTAGAGGATTTAGCTGAAAATCAACTAGGAGAAGAAGTCAATTTTTTAAAATAAGCAGACGTAATATCGCATGCACCGATGAAAGCAATTAGGCACAGCATAGCGAAGGTAGCCGCAGATAACAGCGGATATAAACTCTCACTAACATTCATGAATATTTCTTTTACTTGATCGGCTAATCCATTCCAGACAAAGATAACCATCAGGCCACCACAAACCGCCAGAGCAAATGATGCCAGGTAATAGAGCAGTAGCAGAGTTCTATTCTCTTTCTTTACTTCTGCTTCCTCTAGATCTTCTTCCGAATAACCTTTGGCTACATCAATTAGACCGAATAAAAAATAGCCCCCGTAGCTAGCTGTCATCCAATACTCCACCTGGGCAAGAAAGACTTCTTGTCCAAGTCTTGAAGCGACGACTGCTACGGGCATAAGAAGGACAGCGAAGAGATAGAACCAGCGAGTTCCCGATGTCAGACGTAGATTTATCATTTACTCAAAAATTTCTACCTTCTAAACATACTTATGATGGTTCAAGAAGGCTCGACAAATCATAAAATTTAACTACGCTTATCGTTTGCCCATAGCAGATTTCTATGAGCGAACAGTTCGTGGCCGTGCTTTGCACAGACCTAATGACGAATTAGGTCTTTCATCATGTCTACTAACTTCACTATCGGTCAGCTAGTAAAGGTTGCCGACCACCGCTTGCTATCGTTCGGACGCTTCGGCTATGTCTCTTCTGTTGAAAATGGTACCGTGGCGATCGAATTTGCCGATCTGCCAGTGGCAACTTTCAAACGGAGGCGCTTTTGCTCATCTGCACTAGAGGCCGTTACGACTGTTCCGATCGCCACTTCCTATCTCATGGTGACGATTCGTACCGTAGTAGCCAATCACGAAATGCGTAAGTGCTACGCGATCGCCCACGTCGAGGACGGCGAAACAGGTGCAGATGTAGCTGAGACGATTGCAGCCAAGTTCTTCGGTTCTCTAGGCGAGTGGGACGGCGACTTCTACAGGTGGGAGAACTCGCAATATGCAGCGAAGCTTCTCAGCTACCGGATAATCACAGCCGCTGAGTACGACGTCCTAAGCATGACCACGCCTGACTACTGTTTGGGTGCAGAGGTCAGCAGTCCCTTCTAACCGATACCAGATAGCCAGCGCAGCGTAGTCCAATTGGACTGCGCTGTTCCTTTATGAGCGCACTTCGCGCTGAGCGGATGAGAGAGAACGTTTTGCGCTTTCTCTCATTTACCCTCAAAAGGACACACAATGATTGATCTAAAGAGACTGGCGATCGCGTTAACGACTACTGTACTGACGCTGCCAGCGATAGCGCAGCAGGTAGTAGCGGCCTCCTTCATTCACGAGTACTCGGATCGCGCCACCCTAGAAGCTGCCTGCATCCGTAAAGGCGGACAGTCTGTAGCGCTGGTGGAGCTGACTCAGCAGTTTGGCTATGTGGATCTGGTTTCTCTCCAGATCACAGCACCAGACCAGACCAGCGCTCGCATCGAACAGACTCTCCCTGTCGAACAGATCGCTAGAGTTGGGTATGTCTTCCCTGAAGGCCCGTCGAGCATTACGTTCAACGGCGCATTCTGGGGAGTCTCGGTTGGAGAAAGACCCATCCGCTACGACATCCCTGCTGGCACTACCGCCAAGTGCGATTAAGCCTCCACAGCGCCTATCTTCGATCGCTAGCGGTCGAAGATAGGCGCACTTTGTGCCGAGCTAATGAGGAAGAACGATTACTTGTTTTCCTGCTCACAGTTGCACAATATTTTGAGGTCAAAAGATGGACCCAACAGCACTACAAATGGTCACGACATATGCAATGACGATCGGTGCCCGTGTTGGTAGGCTCACGGAACAAGGACTAGTCGTTATCTTCCAAAACCAAGAGATGTTAGATCTGTTTACGCAGATGCTTGAAGACCCTAGTAATGAGCTGGTCAATATTCCTCAAGCCAATCTGACCGTAATCTCTAGAACAGACTCACAGATAACCGTTGTCGTCTCTATTCTAGGCTGAAGAAGTTAGTGGCTGGCCTTTTGCTGGTCACTAATATTTTTGTTCCCGCTTAAAGAGCAGACTACGTGGTTGCCTTGTCGCATCCAGATACCCGGTGGGTCGGGCATAAGGCTAATCGCAATTGCTTCGGTCTCTACTATGACATGCAGCTCTTGTCCATGCCTTTCAATGACGCAGGGAACACCTGACTCTTCCACCATACCGATTACCCACTTTTTACTTTCATTCTAGTCACTATGGGTGAATGCTTTTGCTACGCAACGAATGAATGACGGGACTTCGATTGCTGAAGTTCACAACAGGAAAACATCATGAGTCGCCACATCGTTGAACACAAGTCTGAAAACGACCTGGAGTACTGGATTTCATTCGGATGGGATCGCCCAACGAGTACCTTCTTCATGCAGGTTGAAGAAAAAGATGAAGAAGAGGTCGTCTTTGATATCGGTAGTATTTTCACGACCCGATACACCGAGATTGACGGCTTTGCCCAAGCCTGTTCAGAGAAATTGGCCGAAATTGGTATCAACGACTTCGAGTTGTCCCAAGAGCAAAAGTTCCAGCTGCTTAACGACATGAACGGTATTGGCAACTAGCCGCTGCTATTGTGATCGCTTACTGGAGAGTTCCAATAGGCGATCGCAATAGCTTTGCTTGGAGAGTATGAAAATAAGCCATCTCAAGCATTCCACTTCAGCTTGCGGATGGCTTCTACGACACATTTAAGGACATTAAACCAATGACTACTATCAAAGAATTGAAGACCGAGTGCTTTGCTGCACTTGGCGAAGAAACTGCCAAAGAACAGGCTCGGGCGATCGCATCTGAGCTTTCGACGGATAAACAGCAGTACAAACTGTCGCATAAGATTGTCTGGGAGTCCCTGCATGGCCAGCTGCAAGACAAAGAGCCAGTCACACTCGCTCAAGTTTGTGCGACACTTGCTAGCGAAGAGAATCCATTTCTCGCCATGCTGCTAGTTTCCGTTTGGCTGTTCTCGCAGTGGCTCAGTCTATTGCTATGGCTCGCGCCTCGGGCGATTGCATTGGGACGTGCTACTAGACAAGGGACGATTGCGATCGCCAATGGATACACCAAAGTAAGCTACCGCCTGACCCACAGCAGTGAATTCCCATCCGAACTGCCTGAGACACCGATGGTCGAAGCGGTAGTCGAGCAGCTGTTTGCAGAAGTATTGCCGTCAATTAGACAGGCCATTGCGGATGAGGCGATCGCTTGCTCGGTTGTTGCCCGTGACTTCTACCTAGTTTCAGCGGTGAGACTTCTGCATTTGTTGCAGAAGCGATGGTCTGCTGATCAACCACTGCTCCTGTCAGCCGCATAAACGCTGGTGAGATATCTTCAGGACTAGCGCTGGTCCTGAAGATATCTATCAAAGCTGTAGCAAATCCTCGAATGGTTCTCTACTATAGTCTTAGTAATTTTGGAAACCACTCATGGATACCAAACATAGCGCTGACGATCTTCCTGTAGAAGATTTGCTGGCTGGTGCAGCAGACGTTGATATACTGAGCATTGCCATAGTACTTGATTATGACTACGATCCAATCATGGCCCTGCCCAAGCCAGTGAAGACAGAGGATTTAGTGGTTGACCCTGTACCACCAATATCGCAGGAAGAGTGTCAGACTTTTCTCACAAAGGCTGGACCAATAAATTAGCAGCAATTTCTTCAGCTCGCTAATGATTTAGGATTGAGTCTGGATTCGTGAGTTATTCTGCTCTTGAGGTTTACACTAGCTGAGGATATCCATAAAACAATAAAACTCATTAAGCCAGAGCGGCAGATAGGGGCTGTTGTACCTCCCAGCCTTCAGCAGTGCAAGCAGTTAGATACTCATCAATCATCGCGTCGAAAGCAGCCTTGGCCTCAGCGATCGTTTCCCCCTCAGTCATATTGTGAATCTTGGGTGCATTAGCTACAGTGACATAGATGGTCTCATCCTCTGGCTCTACCTCGAACTTGGCACGGTAGCCTTTGTAGGTATAGGAACTAATCATCGCTGTTTTCCTCTATCAGTTGCTTGATGCCGCTATCTACTAAAAACTTACGGATCTGTTGAACGTAAGGCGGTTTTACCAGCGGTCGGGGATGCGGCGGATGCATTCCCCATGTATGACCGTCGTATTCAAAAACGACGTTGGCCCCTCCTTTTGTAGTCCGTTTGCAGCCTATAGCTGCTAACAGTTTATCTACGTCCGAGAATTTGAGAGTTTTAGTAGTCGGTTTCGCCCATATCTGCCTGTAGACTTTCGTCTGTTTGCTATTGAGCTTAACCATCATTCTATCCTGCTAACCTCCTTAATTTTCCAGTCAGATATCTCCAGACACCCTACGATAGGTTGCCTTCGTCTTGACGGCCTTGTTGTCAAATATTGCAATCTGGAGACACTTAATTCATGAACAAGCTATATGCTGGAGCAATTTTGCTAGGGCTAATGACTCCATTCATCGCAATCTCTGCTTACCAGTGGGGATACGAACAGGGATTCTCAATAGGCTTCTCATCGGTCGAAATAGAAGCTAACAGTCCTGAAGCGCTCAGAGGTACCGACATTTAGGATTGCAGAATTTCAAGAAGCGTTTTTATAAGCCCAAAGACCAGAAGGAAAAAGGCATAAAATAGGAGAGGCATTGCAGAAAAGCTAGCTCCAGGCTCAGGCATTTTCCTGTCGTCGCTGAAGAATCGCCATTTCGCTAGTAGCAACCACAGATAATATGGCAGTACAGCAGTAGTTAGCCATTTCATCCATAATGGCGGTCTATCTGAAAGACAAAAAGCAATGTAGGCAATGATTCCAGAAATTCCATAAAGACACTTCGCAAGCGTTCTTATATACTTTTTCTCATTATCATATAGAAAATATGAAACCAGTAGTCCTACCAAGCCTATTATCCCAAGGTTTTCGAGCAATACGCTGGGTGCATTGTCAATCATATGGCAATCCGATCTGATAGTTGTTGCTATTAGCAGATGTTACAGGTGCTTTTATCAGCTTCTTTGAGCCTATCTTACAGAAGATCATCGAAGAGTACACCATCTGTCAACTGGAGATAGGAAAAAGCGATCACCTTCATTTAAGAATTGCGATCGCCAGTCGATATAACCTTTGATGGAAAAGGGGATGTAGTTCATTGGTTGCTGCTGAGTTATTGCAGACTGGGACTTTATTGGCTGAAGTTTCTGGGAGCTGCGCTCTGAGGCAATAGAGGAAGACATTTGTTTACCCCTTCCTCGAAAGGAATTCTAATGACTGATCAACTAAAGTCTCAACTGGAATCTGCTGATGGCTGGGCTACTGAGGTTTTCGGCGGACACCTTACTGAGTCACATACTAGGGGATTCGAGGTCTTTTTCCCTCATCCACAGACTGTGCTTTCCTATGTTTGTTATATAAACCGAGAGTACCCTGGCTTAGTGGTAGAAAAGCATGAATGGTCCGTGGAAGTCTCCGTACCCGAAGAACAATAATCCTCTCATCAAACCCTCACCTTGCCGCTAATCAGCGGCTTCTTTTTGAGATTGCACTTTGTGCAGAGCGAATGAGAGAAAGCCTTTGTCTTTCCTTTGCTCTCAACCATCACAATGAATGCAGAACTACAGCAAGCGATAGAGCTAGCGCAGCTCTATGATTGCGTGATCGTCAACCTGACTGGCTCGTCAATGGATGTACTATTCGACGATAAGAGGCTGGCGAAAGCCTACACACGCCGGGTGAGCACGGCCACGAACACCCTGATTGCTCAGCTTTATGGCCTGACTGTGACCGTCGAGATTCAGGAATAGGTTTGTCTCACCAGCTACAGATCACCATCAGTCACTTCGGTGACTGTTTTTTTGTTTCTGCGTGGGTGAAACGTAATCACCCGGCCTTCCCTCGTCCAGTTCTCCAGCGAATCGGGAACTAGCTTGATAGCCGCTGCTTCCGACACTAGAACAAACCGCAGCTCATCATCCGGCAGAATCGAGTAGTCAACCACCCTAGCACCAGAGACTTCGCCAGCGGCCATTCGCTCATCTAACTCAGTTAACGAGATAGAAGAGCGAATAAGGGCTCTATGTTTGGCCGCTGCTT carries:
- a CDS encoding type II toxin-antitoxin system HicA family toxin; the protein is MVKLNSKQTKVYRQIWAKPTTKTLKFSDVDKLLAAIGCKRTTKGGANVVFEYDGHTWGMHPPHPRPLVKPPYVQQIRKFLVDSGIKQLIEENSDD